The Phormidium yuhuli AB48 DNA window GACAAGACATTAGCGTTACTGGGGTTCTCACTGGTTCCGATGTTAGACGAGGCTTGCAACACCAACGAGATCATCTCGGCGATGGCATCATTCTCCCCACCGTGATGCTTAAACATGGAGAAACCCGCTTCCTCGATGACGTCACCGTCGAAGACTTAGAACAAGAATTTGGTCATCCCATCCTCCTCGCCAACGGAACCCCAGGCCTCATCCAAGCCTGTCTCCACCCCCTCCCTCTTCCTCTGTGTTCTCCGTAACTCCGTGGTTCCCCCCTCCTCCCCCTCAATGATGCTAACCAGCCTACAAAACCCCCTCATCAAACAACTGCGCAAACTCCAGCAAGCCAAACACCGCCGCCTCCAGCAGCAGTTTCTCCTCGAAGGAACCCACCTCATCGAAGAAGCCAGCCGCCACCAGTATCCTCTCCATGTTCTCTGTCATACTCCCGCCTGGGGCGATCGCCATCCCCAACTGCTGAGGCAACTCCAGGCCCAACGCACCGAAGTTGTCAGTGAAGATGTCTTAAACGCCCTCGCCACCACCGTCAATCCCGATGGTGTCCTCGCCACCGCCCCCCAACCCCCCTCATCTTCCCCCCAATTATTGCCCTCGGGGGTGGGGTTTGCCCTGGAACGTCTGCAAGATCCCGGAAATTTGGGAACTCTCATCCGTACCGCTGTCGCCGCCGAAATTCAGGGAATCTGGTTAAGTCACGATAGCGTCGATCGCACGTCCCCCAAAGTTTTACGGGCCTCAGCGGGAACCTGGTTTCAGATGCCCATGCTTCCCTGTGAGAACCTCATCACCACCGTACAAACCTATCAAACCCAGGGGGTGCAAGTGGTGGCTACCTGTTTAGATAGCCCCCTTCCCTATTGGAATGTCAACTGGAAGCAGCCGTCCTTGATTCTTCTAGGAAATGAAGGGGCAGGATTATCTCCCCAACTGCTAGAATTAGCCGATGTGCAGGTCACCATTCCCATCAGCCCCAACGCCGAATCTCTGAATGTGGCCATCGCCGCCGCCCTGCTCGCCTTTGAAGTCAAGCGACAACGACAGGGTTGAGTTTCCTGGCTAGGCTAATCCTCATCTGGGGGATTGAGGTTTTTCGATTCCAGGAATTTTTCAATATCGGCGATCGCATCCTCCCAAATTGCCAAATCCGTGGGCATATCACTGGGCGGTTCCACGGGTTTAGCCTTGGATGGCTGAGATTCCCTGGGTTTGCTGTTCATAGCTTGACGTAACTGTTCCAGAGTTTCCTCAAACGTTGATTCGGCATCCGGGAGATCGGGCGTGTTAGGTTCCATAAGTCGAGAAAGAAGCAAGGGGAAAACGCTGTCTCGGCGTTACCCAACCAAGACTAGGCTACCCAATTTAGGCAATAAAGCAGGCGATCGCGTCATGTCTCGCCGATCCTAACAAACTTTTTTCTCCCCTCCTAATTCCCCCCCCCGGCCGCGAGGAGTTGTCTGATTGCCCCCGTACAGTCGAAAATGGGGAAGCTAAACGCACAGAGAAACTACTCATGAGTCAAGGGTTTGATTACGATCTCATTATTATCGGTGCTGGTGTGGGGGGCCATGGTGCAGCCCTTCATGCTGTCGCCCAGGGGCTAAACACTGCCATCATCGAAGCCGCTGAAATGGGCGGAACCTGCATCAATCGCGGCTGTATTCCCTCTAAAGCCCTCCTAGCCGCCTCCGGGCGTGTACGGGAACTCCGTCAAACCCAACACCTGCGATCGATGGGAGTTCACGTCGGGGAGGTTCAATTTGATCGCCAGGGAATCGCCAATCACGCGGATAACCTGGTAAACACCATTCGCGACAATATGACAAATAGCCTCAAACGCCTGGGGGTAGATATTATCCAAGGCTGGGGCAAAGTCGCCGCCACCCAAAAGGTAACCGTGGAAACTCCAGAGGGGGAAAAAACCTACTGTGCTGAGAATATCATTCTCGCCCCCGGTTCGGTTCCCTTTGTGCCTCCGGGGATTGAGATTGATGGTAAAACGGTTTTTACCAGTGATGATGCCCTCAAACTGGAGACAGTTCCCCCCTGGATTACCATTATTGGCAGTGGCTACATTGGTTTGGAGTTTGCCGATGTCTATTCTGCCCTGGGTTCGGAGATTACCATGGTGGAAGCCCTCGACAAACTGATGCCCACCTTCGATCCCGATATTGCTAAAATCGCCAAGCGGGTATTGTTAGATGCCCGCGATGTGGAAACCTACGCTGGTGTCTTCGCCACGAAAATCACCCCAGGAACTCCGGTGATGATTGAATTGACAGATGCCCAATCGAAGGAAGTGGTGGAAGTCTTGGAAGTGGATGCTTGTTTGGTGGCGACGGGGCGAGTTCCCGTTACCGATAAGCTGAATTTAGACGCGGTGGGGGTGGAAACCGATCGCCGAGGCTTTATTCCCGTCAATGACGATCTGCAAGTTACCGCCAATGGGGAACCGGTACCTCATCTCTGGGCCATTGGTGATGCGACGGGTAAGATGATGTTAGCCCATGCCGCTTCGGCGCAAGGGGTTGCGGTGGTTGAGACGATTCAGGGGCGCGATCGCCAAGTGGATTATCGCAGTATCCCAGCGGCGGCTTTTACGCATCCGGAAATCAGTTTTGTCGGTTTAACGGAACCCCAAGCTAAGGAGTTAGGGGAATCGGAAGGTTTTGAGGTAGGAACCGCCCGCACCTATTTCAAGGCCAATTCTAAAGCCTTGGCGGAAGCGGAAACTGACGGGATTGCCAAGATTATCTACCGTAAGGATACGGGGGAATTGTTGGGGGTTCATATTATCGGTATTCATGCGGCGGATTTGATTCAAGAGGCTGCCAATGCGATCGCCAATCGGCAATCGGTGCGGGAGTTAGCCTTTAATGTGCATACTCACCCAACCCTGTGCGAAGTTTTAGATGAGGCATATAAACGCACCTTAGAAGCGGCGTAGTTGCCAGACGTCTAACGCTCTATTTCCTGTCGTTGTGGCCAGTATTCCCTCCCACAGCGACAGGGAAACTCTGAATTGTTAATCATCACTCTTGCCTCCTTGTTACGCCCCTTGGAAAATGTCAAAGTATTGTCACATCGGCTTCATAATTTGCCACAACGGATGGGTTAGTCTATAAAAACCGATGTATGGGGAAACCTCCTAAGATGTACCAAGATATCCTGCAAATTCTCAATCGTAATGCCGCCTGGATACAGTGGAATCTACTTCTGGCCTTTATTCCGCTGCTGCTGAGTTTTTATTTATTCAAGCCAACTCAGGGGTTGGGCTTACGTTGGCTAACAGCCTTTTTGACGGGCATTTTAGCGGCATTATCCTTACCATCAATCACGGCAATTGTCAAGATTTTACTAGAGCAAGCTTCTCTCCTGTATCTCATCTTTGGACTGCTGATAACGTCAGGAATTGCGGGGGTCGATTCTCTCTGTTTTCCAGGGCGATCGCGCTCGACGATGTGGTGGTTTGGCTGTATTTTTTTCATCCTCTTTCTCCCCAACGCCCCCTATCTCCTCACCGATATTATTCACTTAATTGAAGATATCCGGCAAACCCGTTCCATTTGGGTGTTGACGCTTTTTGCCATTCCTCTCTATATGGTTGTTTTGGGCTTAGGATTTGCCGCCTATACCGTCTCCTTAGTCAATGTATCGAGTTACCTGAAAGCCCAACAGCTTTCTCGTTGGATTCTACCCACCGAATGGACTATTCATCTTCTGAGTGCGATCGGCATTTGTCTCGGACGATTTGAACGTTTCAATAGTTGGGATATTTTCACCAATCCTCGCCCGGTAATTCGGCAACTTTTGGACTATTTTACCAATCCTTACGACTGGCTGATTATTGGGATTAGTTTCCTAATTTTGATGGCTTTGTATTCCCTGACGAAGTTTATCATTCAATCCGTGGCGATCGCCCATGATATTCGGGTCACTCAATAACTATGAGGACACCTTGAGCTGCTGAGCCGTATTAATCAACTTCGACTTAATACGCTTAATTAGAGAATGCTGACCATCAATATCATAATAACGGGCCTTAGGCTGTGTCATCAACAGACTTGACAAAAAACCAAATGACGACCGTGAAGCAAATATCAAATTATCACAAGCAGCCAGTAAATATAAATCCACCAAAGCCTCAATTCCATTCTCTACTAAATCCCCACACTCTTCCGGATTTTGATGTAATCGCTTTCCCGACTCGGAAAACCACTTATCCGTTGAAATCACATTCGGAAATTTGCCCTTAAATAAGGACAAAACCTCCTGAGAATCCGTTGCCAAGAAGATTTTAAAATTGGTATGTTGTAAGAGAGTCCATCGAGTAATTGAGCGCACCGCAAACTCCACCTCAGCTAAAGGAACTTTCATATCAGAATAGCGAATATGAACCCCTACCATGTAATCCGAAAAATATGCCTTCTTGAACTCCTCAACTCGTTCTTTTATATCTTTTTTCAAAAATAAATTTTCTTGTAAAATAGACTTTAAGATGTCCCGAATTGTTGAATTGGCTAACCGATGAGTTTCCTGAGCCAACAACGGACGCATGAGATTGATTTTATGGGTGTACGCCGATAACACCAAAATATCGTCCTGGGAATCAAGGCGAGAGACATCAAATGACATATCCGAATAGCCCGTCAAGCCTAACTCAGTACGCAAAGACCCCAACGAGCGATGAAGTTGATGCTTCCAAATTGCCGGATAAACCGAATCCGTCTCCGGTAACACGTCCACCGACTGAGCCGGCGGACAATCAAAATAGCGAAAAAATAAATTAGTTCCCGTATTGGAATAACTGCCATCTCGCCAATCTACCACCAACTGTCGCCCACTTAACTGAGCGTATAAAATTCCTGTCGCAACGGCAAAGACTCGGTTGCCGATGCCCGAAGTTCCTTTGACGACAATGTACTTAGTCATAGTTTTTACGGATTAAATCACCACGATCCTACACAGGAAAATAAGTTCGTCAAGGGAAGCGAAACCCGCCAAAACCGACTTAAAAGCCTCAAAAAGCTCATTTTCCCCTAAATTTCGCCAACTAAACACCTCAGTAATTTCAAGGAGTCCCCCCTAAGCCAAGTCAAGACATCGCCACATCCGGCCTATCCCAAGCCCGAGAAAATTCGTTACCTTGAAAAGAGAATCCCTCGACACCCTAGCGGTTACCCCCCCACTCACCGTAGGATTTTAAGAATCATCACCCAAACTTGACCGCTACAACCGCAGCCAAGGGGTATTGTCGTTTGAAGTGCAAGGAGAACCGAACCTAATGCTAGACGCCTATCGTCAACACGCCACCGAACGGGAAGCCTTGGGCATTCCCCCCCTACCCCTCACCGCCGAACAAACCTCAGAACTCTGTGAACTCCTCAAAACCCCCCCCGAGGGCGAAGAAGGGGTCCTGATGACCCTTTTGCGCGATCGCATTCCCCCCGGCGTAGACGAAGCCGCCTACGTCAAAGCCGGATTTCTCACCGGAATCGCCAAAGGAGAAATCGACTGTCCCCTCATCTCCCACCAGGGTGCCGTCTCCCTCCTCGGAACCATGGTGGGCGGCTACAACGTGCAGTCCCTCGTCGAACTGCTCAAATCCCGCGACAGCAACCTAGCCGCCGCCGCCGCCACCGCCCTCAGTACCACCCTGCTGGTTTTCGACGCCTTTAACGACGTTTTGGCCCTATCCGACGTGAACCCCCATGCCAAACAAGTCGTCGACGCTTGGGCCAACGGAGCTTGGTTCTTAGACAAACCCAAAGTTCCCGAAGCCATCACCGTCACCGTCTTCAAAGTTCCCGGCGAAACCAACACCGACGACCTCTCCCCAGCCCCCCACGCCACCACCCGCCCCGACATTCCCCTCCACGCCCTCTCCATGCTGGAGTCCCTGATGCCCGAGGGGATTGAAACCATCGCCAAACTCAAAGAAAACGGCCATCCCGTGGCCTATGTCGGTGATGTCGTCGGGACCGGTTCCTCCCGCAA harbors:
- a CDS encoding TrmH family RNA methyltransferase, whose product is MMLTSLQNPLIKQLRKLQQAKHRRLQQQFLLEGTHLIEEASRHQYPLHVLCHTPAWGDRHPQLLRQLQAQRTEVVSEDVLNALATTVNPDGVLATAPQPPSSSPQLLPSGVGFALERLQDPGNLGTLIRTAVAAEIQGIWLSHDSVDRTSPKVLRASAGTWFQMPMLPCENLITTVQTYQTQGVQVVATCLDSPLPYWNVNWKQPSLILLGNEGAGLSPQLLELADVQVTIPISPNAESLNVAIAAALLAFEVKRQRQG
- the lpdA gene encoding dihydrolipoyl dehydrogenase → MSQGFDYDLIIIGAGVGGHGAALHAVAQGLNTAIIEAAEMGGTCINRGCIPSKALLAASGRVRELRQTQHLRSMGVHVGEVQFDRQGIANHADNLVNTIRDNMTNSLKRLGVDIIQGWGKVAATQKVTVETPEGEKTYCAENIILAPGSVPFVPPGIEIDGKTVFTSDDALKLETVPPWITIIGSGYIGLEFADVYSALGSEITMVEALDKLMPTFDPDIAKIAKRVLLDARDVETYAGVFATKITPGTPVMIELTDAQSKEVVEVLEVDACLVATGRVPVTDKLNLDAVGVETDRRGFIPVNDDLQVTANGEPVPHLWAIGDATGKMMLAHAASAQGVAVVETIQGRDRQVDYRSIPAAAFTHPEISFVGLTEPQAKELGESEGFEVGTARTYFKANSKALAEAETDGIAKIIYRKDTGELLGVHIIGIHAADLIQEAANAIANRQSVRELAFNVHTHPTLCEVLDEAYKRTLEAA
- a CDS encoding DUF1361 domain-containing protein, whose product is MYQDILQILNRNAAWIQWNLLLAFIPLLLSFYLFKPTQGLGLRWLTAFLTGILAALSLPSITAIVKILLEQASLLYLIFGLLITSGIAGVDSLCFPGRSRSTMWWFGCIFFILFLPNAPYLLTDIIHLIEDIRQTRSIWVLTLFAIPLYMVVLGLGFAAYTVSLVNVSSYLKAQQLSRWILPTEWTIHLLSAIGICLGRFERFNSWDIFTNPRPVIRQLLDYFTNPYDWLIIGISFLILMALYSLTKFIIQSVAIAHDIRVTQ
- a CDS encoding nodulation protein NodZ; the protein is MTKYIVVKGTSGIGNRVFAVATGILYAQLSGRQLVVDWRDGSYSNTGTNLFFRYFDCPPAQSVDVLPETDSVYPAIWKHQLHRSLGSLRTELGLTGYSDMSFDVSRLDSQDDILVLSAYTHKINLMRPLLAQETHRLANSTIRDILKSILQENLFLKKDIKERVEEFKKAYFSDYMVGVHIRYSDMKVPLAEVEFAVRSITRWTLLQHTNFKIFLATDSQEVLSLFKGKFPNVISTDKWFSESGKRLHQNPEECGDLVENGIEALVDLYLLAACDNLIFASRSSFGFLSSLLMTQPKARYYDIDGQHSLIKRIKSKLINTAQQLKVSS